The genomic DNA CCACACTGTGCGCGCATTTTTCCTTTTCCAGCTTGCATGATCGATGATCGTGCCTTGCTCATGTCCGATCCAACTCGTTGATAATCTTTTTTTTTGTATTATGATGCTGTCAGGACTGCTCTTTTAACCCATACTCAATTACTTTTTTTCCCGCGACTGGAAGTTCGTAAATGTATCTTACTCTCTTGTCGTTGTGCGCAGCGGCTTTTAAAAAGAATCAAAATATTAGCCCGAATACATGACTGTGGGAATTGCCGAGGGAATGTTAATACTAGCCGTATTAGGCGGTTAGGCGGGGTTTGCTTGGGTTCTGAGGATTTGTAAAGGGTTATTAAGTGATGGGGTATTCTCGATTGGTGTGGTTCAGCAAGCGTGCATGAGCGATTGGGCGTTTATCGAACTATTGGGGGGACTGCATGGCTTGTGAGGTAGGCTGAAAACAGTAGCTATAGCAATAAATGAGCAGAATTTCTAAATTTATCAAAAACCTCTGGGAAATGAGCTTCTGTTCCAAGGTAAAAATCGATCAGGTCGAGATGAAAGATGATATAATGAGACAGGCCTTAATTTAGAGGAGGGATCGAGTGTATGCGAGTCAGTTTTGCAGTTGGCCGTGGGCACGTGTAAGGTGCGCGGGTATGGTTGGTGCGAGTTACGAGGCGTGCGCGCTTCCATCCTGTGCAGACCTCTCCACGACCTGCGAGGTACATTAGCAAGTAATTATTCCCCGACCAAGCTGTTTTTGCCCCCTTTTTTTGACACGAATTGAAAGAAAAGTTGAATATACACGGTGGCTCATCATCATTCCAGCACGACGCCGCTCGCATCCGACTCTGGTAGCGTCTCGCCCACATTGGTAGCGAGCCTCCCCGGCAGCCCGCCCGACGAGAGCGTATCGGTGCAGTTCTCGCTGCTGTCCGAGACTGAAGGGTATACGTATCCGTACACTGATTCGTATCAGTACCCTCTGCCAGTAGACCTGCCACTTCCATTGCCATTGTCACTGTCACTGCCACCAGAGACGGCGGGGACGTTGAGCGGCGCAGCGACAGCGACAATAGAAGCGGGGCGCAAGCGCAGACGAATCGACACGGATTATCTCATCGACGACGGACAGCCAGACCCAGACCCACATTCAGATTCAGATTCACACCCACGGCCCTTGAAACTCCCCCGCCAGTCGCTCGACATCTCTGTCCCTGACCACGATCGCCGCCCGATGCGCTACACAACACATACAGATGATCCTAATGGCACCCAGTCCAACAATGGGTTCGCCACTAATGGCAagtcctcgtcttcgtcgtcttCCCCCTCGTCGCTGGCGCTTGTTCAGCCGCCCTGGTCTACCCTCTACAAGGACTCGGTCCACGACAGAGAGCAAGTTGTTCGTACTATACTCCAGGCGTTGAGGGATGTCGGATATACGTGGGTAAATAGTAAACCCTGTTTGTCGTGTGCTTATCCTCTCTCTTCCTAGCGAAGCGGCTGCCACGCTCGAGCGCGATCGGGCTACCAACTCGAGTCGGAGGATGTTTCCAGCTCCGCCATGCCGTCACACACGGTCTCTGGGACGAGGCTCCGGCGTTTCTGCGTCGCCTGGCGTGGCGGGCGAACACGAAAGGTCCGTATTTTTTTGTCCGTCTTTTGTTTTCTGTGGGCCTCACCACATTTGTTCCTCCCCTTAGACTGCCCGTTTTCTCATTAGCCAGCAAAGTACTTGGAACAATTAGAAGCCCTGCAACCTACCGCTGCGCGCGCTACAGACCCTGCGTGGCGAACTGGTAATGTACTGCTCAGATCCTGAGCGGTTGCATTATCTATCCAGGCAAGTTCCGACACGAGTATCCATGTCTTTTCCTAAACTAACCCGTCTTCCACACCCTGAAAACAAAATAAGCTTAATTATGTGTGCAAGTGGGGCTGATGTGATGGAGCGCGCACATTGGGACGGTGCTCTGGGGACATCTCGGCCTAAACTCCTGGCAGAACTCCAACGTACGTGCTGGTGATTCTCCCCTGTGGTCCCAACTTTCTGCTTTTGTCACTTCTTATCCATTTCCTTGTCTATGCAGGGTTAATTTCCCCTTCCATTATGCTTCCTCCACGCCGTCTCGACACCCTACCTCTCATGCAAGGTCTTTCCCAACGTTCCTCATGCACCCACCATGCCGGAAGCCAAGCCGACAAGACCTTCCGCTCGCTCTATGTCAACCACTCGTGTAGCCGAACTCAATTTCCGACCCTTGCCACGCACATCCTCGCCGAGCACCTCGATGAAGTCTGGCGCCTCGAATGGAGCCATGACGCCGCTTTTTGGCATCCGCTAGCCAACAAGACAGCGATCATCTGGAAGATTGCTGTGAGTTCTCCAATCCGCGTCATCTCACCCCTCATTCGATCCTGattcttcttcctcaaggATCTGCAACCAGACGCTGACCCGACCACGCGAGAGTGTCTAGCCGAACGGGTTCTGTCTGGGCACGAGTATGCGTAACGCATTGGCCTGGTCCCCGGACGACAGATTCTGACAAGTGCTGAACATGTTATCAAAATGTGGGATGTATCGGTATGCCGCGCTCTTTTCGTTCTTTCGTTCCTCCGTTCTTTCCTCCGTGATCCGTGCCGTCCCCCCAGTTCAGATCGGCGTACCGCTTATTTTAAGCTTCCCACTTGGCATTCCTCACTCATCCCATCCTATCTCGTACGTATATGTATTTATACTGACTTCCTTTTACATTTTATCTCCACCTAATCACCCGACATTGTCCGCACGTTCGTCGTTAACCCACGGCATTCGCCACACGCACACACACTCGCATACTTCTACCTTTCCCGCGGGTCAACCCGCTCTAGTCTGGAGCATCTTTACGGGACCTTCAGAATGATTCTCATTCCGACATGATCACCTGTCTTGTTTGGTTGCCGGACGGGTCTGGCTTCGTCTCAGGGAGCATGGACTGCCATATCGTTGTCTGGGTTGGTAACTTTCTTTATCTTGCTCTCATCCTTCAAAAACGGGATATACTCCAAATGGGGTTCTCCCTATCCAAGGCCATGTTTGTCCAGGCGCGCTCACTTTCTGATGCTCCTTGATTTGACAGAGCTCCACGGGTGAGAAGCTCTACGAACTTGGGGCAATTGATGAGAAACCACTGCCAATCCTGTAACGGACCTGACGATCACACCCGACGGGTCGCGACTCGTTGCAGTCGGAACGCTCGTTGTCCCACCGCCAACCAACAACAATTTCGACCCTTCACGCCAAACAAGATCCATGAAGGTTTTCAGTTTATATCGTCCAAAACGGAACTTTTGTAAGTCGATGCGAGAGGGTGGGATGTTCCCGGCCCGGAATGTTTGTCATTGTGCACACACTGACTGATATGTGAACCCTGTTACTACCAACCTACCGTCCTTTGGCATTTCCTTCAACATTTCGGTGGACCGTATCGTCGTTGCATCAGTTCCGTCGGGTTGTCGAATGAAGTGACAAGCGTAAAGGCAACGGCTGACTCAAGATATGTACTCATTAGCCACGCACCCGATGTGCGTTGGGACCTTGTCCCCCACTCGCTTCTCCCCATATCATTTAATAATTGACAATGCTTTTAATCATTGTTATTCTAGGAGGTCCAACTGGGATTTAGACGCACAGCGAATGTGTCAGAAATATATGGGCCATTACCAGGGTAAACATGTTATCCGCAGCTGCCTGGGAGGACCGGACGAAGGGTTTGTTTTAAGCGGTAGCGAAGGTCGGTTGGCTCAGATCCTCGGCCACATCCCCCGCATATTTCTCAAATGactttcttttttcttttttgtcaGACCAAACGCTCTATGTCTGGAAACGAGACACGGGTGCTCTAATCGAGGTCTTGTCTGGCCACGGCAATGGATGCGTCAACGACGTAGCTTGGAATCCTCGAGATCCCGCGCTATTTGCATCGTGCTCTGACGACCATACCATTCGATTATGGTCGCCTCCGCCTCCCAACCTCGTGGGTAGCGACCTGCAAGATCGTCATAGCCTTCTTCCCCAAGGGCAGCAATCTAGGTATGCTACAAACATGCTCCAGACCCGATTTCAGATTCGGCTAATTTGTCAATTGACGTATGCTCTTATTTTATCAGTGTCCGACCCTCTTATTACCCCTATCCAATGACTAGGTTTTGTCGGTGCGGCCCTGTGAGAGGGGCCAATCTTGAAATTTCATGTCCTACCAACGGAGGAACTTGCTTTATGTTTTAGGCCCCGGATACAATTTTACCATGTCAATCAAATGTACAATAGTATACTCATTCCAAATCTGAGATTGTGTGAAAGTTTTTTTCTATCTTACTATCTATCTATCTTTCCTTTTGCAGATCGGCTGTATGCACTATCCGCGCCAATTTGCATCACTTTAGATGTGAACTTTCAATTTCCTTCACGCGGCTCGAAATGTCGTTCCTATATGTTAACTTTGTGTGAATTGAATAGGCCCGAATTACCGCTGCATCGGACTGGGGCGCATGGTATAGCCCTTTCTCTCTCCTCGCCCCATTGGCACTTGTGGCACTGGATTAAGGTAGGCTTTACCCCCACAAGCATTAGATTTGCTTGATGGGCGGGCATGTCTGTTTCATGTTCACTATGAAATCTAGTAGGGTGTTAAGAAAAAAAGCTAACTAGGTATACATATTGGCAAACCCGTACAAGTGTCCATCAGGTCGTATTTCACAGCACCGTGAACgagggagggggaggagggggggaggCATTAGATATATCAGACTAAAAGGCAAGACTCCGAATCAAGATGGCAGATCCGTGAGGAAGAAAGAATGCATGAAGGGAGGAGGGGGGAAGCTAACCTAAGACCCGGACAGGCTCCCACCGCACCTTTCACTGTCGGTGTATGGAGAACCCGCGTGTGCGTGTGCAAAAAAGTTGACCGTGAAGCCCCACCAGCCCTCGAGGTGCACGGGAATCCCGCGGAGGGAGGGGAGCGGAGGGAGGAGGGGGGTTCCTAGATACTCGGGCCAGCATTGCCTCTCTTAGCCCCGGAAGCCACAGGTGGCTTGGGAAGGGTGGTAGATTGCGTCGGCCGTGGCCGAATAAGGTCAGAAGTCCCCAAGGGTACAACTTTGCGCTGGACGATTGGTTGGTCCGAGGACCCAGCGTTCCTGACATGAACATGCTGAATCCTTCTTGTATCTTGGCGTGCTTTGTCGATGAGTGTGCGAGGCTTCGAAATGCCTATCTGACCTGGTGATCAAAACAGGAGCGGAAGTGAGGAATATTGCCCTCAGAGTCTGGCCATGGAGAACGAGATGTGCGGTCCTTACCCCATCGGCCGCGTTTCGGAGGTGGTGCTTTGGTGGTGTACATGGTTTGCCGAACTCGCTTGCCGGCCTCCTCTTTCTGATACATTCCTCGTAGGCGGGAGGCTGAATCGGTGATCTTGCGCTCACGTTCGGCCAAGGATTCCTTTATTAATAATAATTTTTTCACAGACGATGGCTATAGGTCAGGAGGCCGGTAGCAAAAAAAGGaagtttttttttggctGAGGCCTAGACGCACGAAGTATTGTTCTCTCCAGCTTTCGGGTTCGAGCATCGTCCCGTTCTCATTGGCTTGTCGAAACTCTAGGAATTCGTCCAAACATCGTTTCCTCCATATGACTATGGTATCAACGAAATCAGGTGCACATCCATCTCGATCGACTGTAGGCACTCGCCTTGAGTATCATTCACCAGGTGCTGTGCGAAGGGCCAATACAAATTCGTGATTGGAACGATCGGGTCATCAGGTGTTGGGGTTATCAACATACCGGGGCTGACAACTCCAACTGTTCCAGTTTTTTGGCCTTGCACCTTTCAAGACTGGCCTTATCACACGGAAAGGTATATCTCCCGTTGAAGGTACCGCTAAACACAAATTCGTGGCTAAACGTTAGACACCCACGTGGTTGGATAGGATTAAAAAATTGAGATGTGTACGAACATTCTATATTTATTAGTATCACCTTGCAACAGTATTCTTGTAAACGAGGCACGGCGCAGTCTACTGATTCCGACATTTCAAAGGGATATCTGGATGAGCAGGGTGGTGTGGGTGTCGGTATAGCCACTGTTGCTGGTGACCCGTGGCTGTGTAGGTGAAATAAGCGCTTGTTGCTCCGTGAATAATTTAATTAGAATCCATTTGCAGCCAACACGGCGCTAATTAGACTCATATGTCGATCGTAGGCGAAACGCGCGAGATTTAGAGTCCACGACTCGCCTAAAATTCGGGAATATTCTTTGGACGGCTTCCTTTAGGGCTGCGATAATGAATTGACCGTATTCCGAGTCAGCATGTTTGGCTAGGAACTCTTCCTAATCACACACACAAGCTTGTGCACTTGTGGAGGAAAATTATATATTGCCGATCAGATTCGCAGGCCCTAGAGGGCTTCCTCACTTTTCCGACGTTTAGACGAAATCTCGGCTCGTCCACATTGGTTTGCAAAGGGGTGTCTGATGAGCGCGACGGGTGGAATTGCACGCTAATTGAGTTCAGGGTGCTTGGGCCGAAGAAACATGCTCTCTTTGGATTTGTTCACGATTAGCCACAGCTTCGGTAGTTATGTCCGAAATGAAAGCGAACCTATCTCTCGGGAGAGGTTTGGTACGGAGCCGTGGCTAGCCTCAGGGTC from Rhizoctonia solani chromosome 16, complete sequence includes the following:
- a CDS encoding WD repeat-containing protein encodes the protein MTESRSVSPHWTLLSTTATWPRPDAEAIQRACTSPRRSIYAATPAEYWPIQIPTEACALTVTLFRISIHATPSRATVFSALALIQSSKHAIQVPFVMFEDACCMCGKPTTGSLYCSNACKSQDYYPNLDDTPLLIPSRPQHSLSSSPTSSVMTTLSITDDLPPQVQPSAPAYGTTTAAAVAAAFARTSMPPTPGDAPKRTQNSKYTMPLFQPAIQEATSPALAPRKHRPQPTIDVENTLHYVRRAAHQRSASSSTTSLLLSPAQSSQDHASYNEQTMRNMRKQQRASLPAYFSLLETPMIAQNESGIEAWAMPQPHYPKPAEVAESASLTPTVDHRGRSRLQSRSRSRGRTFTRRSSHGAAPLEAVQSVVQRGRSRIPRDLEARACYTTPLASDSGSVSPTLVASLPGSPPDESVSVQFSLLSETEGYTYPYTDSYQYPLPVDLPLPLPLSLSLPPETAGTLSGAATATIEAGRKRRRIDTDYLIDDGQPDPDPHSDSDSHPRPLKLPRQSLDISVPDHDRRPMRYTTHTDDPNGTQSNNGFATNGKSSSSSSSPSSLALVQPPWSTLYKDSVHDREQVVRTILQALRDVGYTEAAATLERDRATNSSRRMFPAPPCRHTRSLGRGSGVSASPGVAGEHESGADVMERAHWDGALGTSRPKLLAELQRLISPSIMLPPRRLDTLPLMQGLSQRSSCTHHAGSQADKTFRSLYVNHSCSRTQFPTLATHILAEHLDEVWRLEWSHDAAFWHPLANKTAIIWKIADLQPDADPTTRECLAERVLSGHEYA